A single Deltaproteobacteria bacterium DNA region contains:
- a CDS encoding glutamate dehydrogenase: KAARLLDLGPRVETQLLTPKREVKVECTLETDDGHIATYIGYRVQHDDARGPMKGGIRYHPDVDPDEVTALAMLMTWKTAVVNLPYGGAKGGINCDPRKLSDGELQRLTRTFVEGIHDLIGPDIDIPAPDMGTNARTMAWITDEYAKFHGWQPGVVTGKPIELGGSYGREAATGRGVVFAMDNLFRDDGTTVGQMRYAIQGFGNVGSWVARLIHERGGKVIAVSDIGGAIEHPEGIDVPALCDHVERTGTVAGFAGANATNADELLFADVDVVVPAALGGVLTKDNAANVRARYVIEAANHPVEPEADEVFERRGITVLPDIYANAGGVTVSYFEWAQNRQHYRWEEQRVNDELRAVMDRAYADLRDARAKYNCSWRTAAFALAVARVARATALRGIG, from the coding sequence AAAGCCGCGCGCCTGCTCGATCTCGGGCCGCGGGTCGAGACCCAACTGCTCACCCCGAAGCGCGAGGTCAAGGTCGAATGCACGCTCGAGACGGACGACGGCCACATCGCGACCTACATCGGGTATCGCGTGCAGCACGACGACGCGCGCGGGCCGATGAAAGGCGGCATCCGCTACCACCCCGACGTCGATCCCGACGAGGTCACCGCGCTGGCGATGCTGATGACCTGGAAGACGGCTGTCGTCAATCTGCCGTACGGAGGCGCCAAGGGCGGCATCAACTGCGACCCGCGCAAGCTCAGCGACGGCGAACTGCAGCGACTCACCCGCACCTTCGTCGAGGGCATCCACGACCTGATCGGGCCCGACATCGACATCCCGGCGCCCGACATGGGCACGAACGCGCGGACGATGGCGTGGATCACCGACGAGTACGCCAAGTTTCACGGGTGGCAACCCGGCGTCGTGACCGGCAAGCCGATCGAACTCGGCGGCTCCTACGGGCGAGAGGCGGCGACCGGTCGCGGGGTCGTGTTCGCAATGGACAACCTGTTTCGCGACGACGGCACCACCGTCGGCCAGATGCGCTACGCGATCCAGGGGTTCGGCAACGTGGGCTCGTGGGTGGCGCGGCTGATTCACGAGCGGGGAGGGAAGGTGATCGCGGTGTCGGACATCGGCGGCGCGATCGAACACCCGGAGGGAATCGACGTGCCGGCGTTGTGCGATCACGTCGAGCGGACCGGGACGGTTGCGGGGTTCGCCGGCGCCAATGCCACGAACGCCGACGAGCTGTTGTTTGCCGACGTCGACGTGGTCGTGCCGGCGGCGCTCGGCGGCGTACTCACCAAGGACAACGCCGCCAACGTGCGCGCGCGCTACGTGATCGAGGCTGCGAACCACCCGGTCGAGCCCGAGGCGGACGAGGTGTTCGAGCGCCGCGGCATCACGGTGCTGCCGGACATCTACGCCAACGCCGGTGGAGTGACCGTGTCGTACTTCGAGTGGGCGCAAAACCGCCAGCACTACCGGTGGGAGGAGCAGCGCGTCAACGACGAGCTGCGCGCGGTGATGGACCGCGCGTACGCCGACCTGCGGGACGCGCGCGCCAAGTACAACTGCTCGTGGCGCACGGCCGCGTTCGCCCTCGCGGTGGCGCGGGTGGCGCGGGCGACGGCCCTGCGCGGCATCGGCTGA